Proteins from one Panthera leo isolate Ple1 chromosome D1, P.leo_Ple1_pat1.1, whole genome shotgun sequence genomic window:
- the CD1H11orf86 gene encoding uncharacterized protein C11orf86 homolog isoform X1 translates to MGIGPRSQSFRGPRPSYGKLQEPWGKPLESRLRRALSLRQGQEKSRPSNGGPERLDTPGQEWLPGCLEDTEQLIQAQQGERRRWLKQYQQQVKRRWESFVSGFPGVTLSRPASPEPPLSTTS, encoded by the exons ATGGGGATAGGGCCACGCAGTCAGTCCTTTCGAGGACCACGACCCTCCTATGGCAAGCTCCAGGAGCCCTGGGGGAAGCCTTTGGAGAGCCGGCTGCGCCGGGCGCTGAGCCTCAGACAGGGCCAGGAGAAGTCCAGGCCCTCAAACGGAGGCCCAGAAAGGCTGGACACGCCCGGTCAGGAGTGGCTGCCAGGGTGCCTGGAAGATACGGAGCAGCTAATTCAAGCCCAGCAAGGAGAGCGCCGGCGGTGGCTGAAGCAGTATCAGCAG CAGGTAAAGAGAAGGTGGGAGAGCTTTGTCTCCGGCTTCCCTGGTGTGACCTTGAGCCGGCCAGCCTCCCCAGAGCCCCCTCTGAGCACCACCAGCTGA
- the CD1H11orf86 gene encoding uncharacterized protein C11orf86 homolog isoform X2 translates to MGIGPRSQSFRGPRPSYGKLQEPWGKPLESRLRRALSLRQGQEKSRPSNGGPERLDTPGQEWLPGCLEDTEQLIQAQQGERRRWLKQYQQVKRRWESFVSGFPGVTLSRPASPEPPLSTTS, encoded by the exons ATGGGGATAGGGCCACGCAGTCAGTCCTTTCGAGGACCACGACCCTCCTATGGCAAGCTCCAGGAGCCCTGGGGGAAGCCTTTGGAGAGCCGGCTGCGCCGGGCGCTGAGCCTCAGACAGGGCCAGGAGAAGTCCAGGCCCTCAAACGGAGGCCCAGAAAGGCTGGACACGCCCGGTCAGGAGTGGCTGCCAGGGTGCCTGGAAGATACGGAGCAGCTAATTCAAGCCCAGCAAGGAGAGCGCCGGCGGTGGCTGAAGCAGTATCAGCAG GTAAAGAGAAGGTGGGAGAGCTTTGTCTCCGGCTTCCCTGGTGTGACCTTGAGCCGGCCAGCCTCCCCAGAGCCCCCTCTGAGCACCACCAGCTGA